One window of Amaranthus tricolor cultivar Red isolate AtriRed21 chromosome 11, ASM2621246v1, whole genome shotgun sequence genomic DNA carries:
- the LOC130827339 gene encoding uncharacterized protein LOC130827339 produces the protein MKMLETLVTQLSQQQNMRVSNQFPSQLEHKGKEPGQINAVTTMSGKQLVDPPLKEVTPTGSISVDPESNNDKVDGKTVVNDDEKKHGKILKLLKDVSIEIPFLDEIFEIPAFSKLLKSIISQSKKLDDVIQVSKEVNVNAIIIGDMPPKLKDPVDRALCDLGASVSLMSYSMYKRLRHVNELSPTMMTLQLVDHFFVYPKGILYDIDLKMGNLTVSCDFVIMDIPEDAKTPIVLCRPCLVIASTLIDIAKGKLVMSVGEDRVEFAIHDSLKSSVPSESIYQLEFADDVFDDPDEAYEIDALQSFLEGVGGDPAKIMGWKDTFEDHAETLMRPFQLRHQCT, from the exons ATGAAGATGCTAGAAACTCTGGTAACACAATTGTCTCAACAGCAGAATATGCGTGTTTCTAACCAATTTCCTAGTCAACTTGAACACAAAGGCAAGGAGCCTGGCCAGATCAACGCCGTGACAACAATGAGTGGTAAGCAATTGGTTGATCCTCCCCTAAAAGAGGTGACACCGACAGGTAGTATTTCTGTAGACCCTGAGTCTAATAATGATAAGGTAGATGGTAAGACTGTTGTGAATGATGATG AGAAGAAACATGGGaaaattttaaagcttttaaaagaTGTGTCTATAGAAATCCCTTTCTTAGATGAAATTTTTGAGATCCCTGCATTTTCCAAATTGCTTAAGTCCATTATATCCCAAAGTAAGAAGCTTGATGATGTGATTCAGGTATCCAAGGAGGTGAATGTGAATGCTATCATCATTGGTGATATGCCTCCTAAGCTAAAGGATCCCG TGGACAGGGCTTTGTGTGACCTAGGTGCTAGTGTCAGTCTGATGTCGTATTCCATGTATAAGAGACTTAGGCATGTTAATGAGTTGTCCCCTACCATGATGACCTTGCAGCTCGTTGATCACTTCTTTGTCTATCCTAAGggtattttgtatgatattgaCCTGAAAATGGGTAACCTGACTGTATCTtgtgactttgtcatcatggaCATACCCGAGGATGCTAAGACCCCCATCGTTCTATGTAGACCTTGTCTAGTGATAGCTAGCACTTTGATTGATATAGCTAAGGGTAAGTTAGTGATGAGCGTGGGGGAGGATAGAGTAGAATTTGCTATACATGATTCTTTGAAGTCCTCAGTCCCCAGTGAGTCCATATACCAGCTTGAGTTTGCTGATGATGTGTTTGATGATCCTGATGAAGCCTATGAGATTGATGCCCTACAATCCTTTCTTGAAGGAGTTGGGGGTGATCCTGCAAAAATAATGGGGTGGAAAGATACTTTTGAGGATCATGCTGAAACACTAATGAGGCCCTTTCAACTGAGACACCAATGCACGTGA